In a genomic window of Helianthus annuus cultivar XRQ/B chromosome 10, HanXRQr2.0-SUNRISE, whole genome shotgun sequence:
- the LOC110882468 gene encoding uncharacterized protein LOC110882468, producing MDRFQGKNFYSKVYAKLGDGKFIQFWIDNWCGMEALRIRCPNLFKLERKKRCKLADRIKQYDGNWELAWDWTRIPSSEVERQELETLLGMMEGRTLSFGRDSWCWNWTGQKDSDFSVRALKKAMVEEYQQVGFVMYWIKWVPIKCSINAWRAACQRIPTKTELRRRDVLTGSVTCSMCEDQDETVEHLFTGCVVAMEVWARIAAWCKIPPIYAFDVKDLLELYKTVAGNKKRKKIIHGIIIASMWAIWLARNDKVFNRKETKAEVIVEKIKANTFWWFKNRISCNNFVWNEWWRNSMYLM from the coding sequence ATGGATCGTTTTCAAGGTAAAAACTTCTACTCCAAAGTTTACGCTAAGCTAGGGGATGGAAAGTTTATACAATTTTGGATTGATAATTGGTGTGGTATGGAGGCTCTGAGAATTAGGTGTCCCAATTTGTTCAAATTGGAGAGGAAAAAACGATGTAAGTTAGCGGATCGTATTAAACAGTATGATGGTAATTGGGAGTTGGCGTGGGACTGGACCAGAATTCCTAGTTCGGAAGTGGAGAGACAAGAGTTGGAGACTTTGTTGGGTATGATGGAAGGGCGCACCTTGAGTTTTGGTAGAGATTCTTGGTGCTGGAATTGGACAGGGCAGAAGGACTCGGACTTTTCGGTTCGTGCTCTGAAGAAGGCTATGGTGGAAGAATATCAGCAGGTTGGGTTTGTTATGTACTGGATCAAATGGGTGCCGATTAAGTGTAGCATTAATGCTTGGAGGGCTGCATGTCAGCGGATCCCAACCAAAACGGAATTAAGAAGGCGCGATGTTTTGACAGGATCTGTTACTTGCTCCATGTGTGAAGATCAAGACGAAACAGTGGAACACCTTTTCACCGGGTGCGTGGTGGCTATGGAAGTATGGGCGAGGATTGCTGCTTGGTGTAAGATTCCGCCTATCTACGCATTTGATGTTAAAGATTTGTTGGAATTATATAAAACTGTAGCAGGGAACAAGAAACGGAAAAAGATTATTCATGGAATCATTATAGCATCGATGTGGGCTATTTGGTTGGCGCGAAATGATAAGGTGTTCAACAGGAAGGAGACTAAAGCGGAGGTAATTGTAGAGAAGATCAAAGCAAATACGTTTTGGTGGTTTAAAAATAGGATTTCATGTAATAATTTCGTTTGGAACGAGTGGTGGAGAAACTCTATGTATTTGATGTAA